Proteins encoded within one genomic window of Siniperca chuatsi isolate FFG_IHB_CAS linkage group LG4, ASM2008510v1, whole genome shotgun sequence:
- the sema3ab gene encoding semaphorin-3ab has protein sequence MGSIWGSIIVLCGMVLLRMEGSGAQQTRNNVPRLKLSYKDMLESNNLVTFEGLANSSAYHTFLLDEEKGRLVVGAKDHIFSFNLLNVSRDYTQIPWPASPTRRDECKWAGKDLSRECSNFIKVLQPFNQTHLYVCGTGAFHPVCSYLEVGKKPEDSVFRLEPHVENGRGKSPYDPKLLTASMLIDGELYAGTSADFMGRDFAIFRTLGKHHPIRTEQHDSRWLNDPRFVGVHLIPESDNPEDDKIYLLFKENAMDGEHAGKATHARIGQLCKNDLGGHRSLVNKWTTFLKARLICSVPGSNGIDTHFDELQDVFLMSTKDPKSPIIYAVFTTSSNIFKGSAVCLYSMTDIRRVFLGPYAHRDGPNYQWVPFQGRVPYPRPGTCPSKTFGGFDTTKDLPDEVVTFARSHPAMFNPVYPINNRPIIVKTDVDYQFTQIVVDKVEAEDGQYDVMFIGTDMGTILKVVSIPRGSWHDLEEVLLEEMTVFREPTAITAMELSTKQQQLYLGSDIGVSQMPLHRCEVYGKACAECCLARDPYCAWDGTECSRYFPMAKRRTRRQDIRNGDPLTQCSDLQHHDELSGQTTLLDKTVYGVENSSTFLECSPKSQRALTYWQYQRSADDRKQEIKSEERFIRTDQGLLIRTLNKKDSGIYLCQAVEHGFMQTLLKVTLEVIDTERLEDLLHRDEEAAASVPAQDRSSPQESPNQKLWYRDFLSLVNHPTLNSVDEFCEQVWKRERKHRRQKAHLVQQVQIHQQQQQQPQKVVGNPHTHVHAQGLAAKWKHLQERQKGRNRRTHELERAPRSV, from the exons ATGGGCTCTATCTGGGGCAGCATTATAGTGCTGTGTGGGATGGTTCTGCTCAGGATGGAGGGCAGCGGAGCCCAACAGACCAGGAACAACGTCCCCCGGCTAAAACTCTCCTATAAAG ACATGTTGGAGTCTAACAACCTTGTGACGTTTGAAGGCCTGGCCAACAGTTCGGCTTACCACACCTTCCTGTTGGACGAGGAGAAAGGAAGACTCGTGGTGGGAGCCAAGGACCACATCTTCTCGTTTAACCTCCTCAATGTCAGCAGGGACTATACACAG atCCCTTGGCCAGCTTCTCCCACCAGAAGAGATGAATGCAAGTGGGCAGGAAAAGATCTCTCG AGGGAGTGTTCAAATTTCATCAAGGTGTTGCAGCCGTTCAACCAGACCCATCTCTATGTGTGTGGCACAGGAGCCTTCCACCCTGTGTGTTCCTACCTGGAGGTGGGCAAGAAACCAGAG GACAGCGTGTTCAGACTGGAGCCTCACGTAGAAAATGGCAGAGGGAAGAGTCCCTATGACCCCAAGCTGCTCACTGCTTCCATGCTAATTG ATGGGGAACTGTATGCTGGGACATCAGCTGACTTCATGGGGCGGGACTTTGCCATCTTTCGCACTCTGGGCAAGCATCACCCTATCAGGACGGAGCAACATGACTCCCGGTGGCTAAATg ATCCCAGGTTTGTGGGTGTTCATCTGATTCCAGAGAGCGACAACCCAGAAGATGACAAAATCTACCTGCTCTTCAAAGAGAACGCTATGGATGGGGAGCATGCTGGGAAGGCCACACATGCTCGCATCGGACAGCTCTGCAAA AATGACCTGGGAGGTCACAGGAGTCTGGTAAATAAGTGGACAACCTTCTTAAAGGCTCGACTTATTTGCTCCGTGCCTGGCAGTAATGGAATAGACACACACTTTGATGAACTAC AAGATGTTTTTCTCATGAGCACCAAGGATCCGAAGAGCCCAATTATCTATGCAGTATTTACCACTTCCAG CAACATCTTCAAAGGTTcagctgtgtgtctgtacagCATGACAGACATCAGGAGAGTGTTCCTGGGTCCTTACGCTCATAGAGATGGACCCAACTATCAGTGGGTGCCCTTTCAAGGACGTGTTCCCTACCCACGGCCTGGCACA tgCCCAAGCAAAACATTTGGAGGATTTGATACAACCAAGGACCTTCCTGATGAAGTCGTAACTTTTGCCAGAAGCCACCCAGCCATGTTCAACCCTGTCTACCCCATTAACAATCGACCAATCATAGTCAAAACAGATGTGGACTACCAGTTCACTCAGATAGTGGTGGATAAAGTAGAAGCAGAAGATGGCCAGTATGATGTCATGTTCATAGGCACAG ACATGGGGACGATACTGAAAGTGGTATCCATCCCAAGAGGCTCCTGGCATGACCTGGAGGAAGTGCTATTGGAAGAAATGACTGTCTTCAGA GAGCCAACAGCCATTACAGCGATGGAACTTTCAACAAAACAG CAACAACTGTACCTGGGCTCAGACATTGGTGTGTCCCAGATGCCTTTGCATCGGTGTGAGGTTTATGGGAAGGCCTGTGCTGAATGCTGCCTGGCAAGGGACCCTTACTGTGCATGGGATGGCACTGAGTGCTCCAGATACTTTCCCATGGCTAAGAG gagAACAAGGAGACAAGATATCAGGAATGGAGACCCACTCACACAATGCTCAGATCTGCAACACCATG ATGAACTAAGTGGGCAGACAACTCTCCTGGATAAAACTGTGTATGGTGTGGAGAACAGCAGCACTTTCCTTGAGTGCAGTCCCAAGTCCCAGAGAGCTCTGACATATTGGCAGTATCAGCGCTCTGCCGATGACCGCAAACAAGAG ATCAAATCAGAAGAACGTTTCATCCGCACAGACCAGGGCCTGCTGATTCGCACGCTTAACAAGAAGGATTCTGGGATCTATCTGTGCCAGGCGGTGGAGCACGGCTTCATGCAGACGCTTCTAAAGGTCACCTTAGAAGTCATTGACACCGAGCGCCTGGAGGATCTGCTACATCGCGATGAAGAGGCTGCAGCCAGTGTCCCTGCCCAGGATCGCTCCTCACCTCAGGAATCTCCCAATCAAAAGCTGTGGTACAGAGACTTCCTGTCTTTGGTCAATCACCCAACTCTGAACAGTGTGGACGAGTTCTGTGAGCAGGTATGGAAAAGGGAGAGGAAGCACAGGAGGCAGAAAGCTCACCTGGTGCAACAAGTACAAATAcaccagcagcaacagcagcagccgcAGAAGGTTGTGGGGAACCCTCACACCCACGTGCATGCTCAAGGGCTGGCAGCCAAGTGGAAACACCTGCAAGAGAGGCAGAAGGGACGCAACCGCAGGACCCATGAACTGGAGAGGGCCCCCCGCAGTGTCTGA